A genomic segment from Propioniciclava sp. MC1595 encodes:
- a CDS encoding helix-turn-helix domain-containing protein: MTTATARNQETWLSVQEASAMLGVSPATLRRWSANGEVEAFTTPGGHRRFSLSTLKALLQQGTGDVSRPGSLGESADRVVKVMRRHARAASNALPESVLDDGFRAEMASLGRDLTTLLLAHLDAETPARSARAIAEAEAMAAEHARVALRAGALLTEVVGVFVRFRGLFVEELADAAVRHGLTSGEATSLVNRGGAAVDRALAAFVAAWEERAD, translated from the coding sequence ATGACCACGGCCACCGCACGCAACCAGGAGACCTGGCTGTCGGTCCAGGAGGCGAGCGCGATGCTCGGCGTCTCGCCCGCCACCCTGCGCCGGTGGAGCGCCAACGGCGAGGTCGAGGCGTTCACCACGCCCGGCGGCCACCGCCGGTTCTCACTGAGCACCCTGAAGGCGTTGCTGCAGCAGGGCACCGGCGACGTGTCCCGGCCAGGCAGCCTGGGGGAGTCCGCCGACCGGGTCGTGAAGGTGATGCGCCGCCATGCGCGGGCGGCGTCCAACGCGCTGCCCGAGTCGGTGCTGGACGACGGCTTCCGGGCGGAGATGGCGTCCCTGGGCCGAGATCTGACCACCTTGCTGCTCGCGCACCTGGACGCCGAGACCCCGGCCCGTTCCGCCCGCGCCATCGCCGAGGCGGAGGCCATGGCGGCCGAGCACGCCCGCGTGGCGCTGCGGGCCGGAGCGCTGCTCACCGAGGTGGTGGGGGTGTTCGTCCGGTTCCGCGGCCTGTTCGTCGAAGAACTCGCGGACGCCGCCGTCCGGCACGGCCTGACCTCGGGCGAGGCGACGTCCTTGGTCAACCGTGGTGGCGCGGCGGTGGACCGGGCTCTGGCCGCCTTCGTGGCCGCCTGGGAGGAGCGCGCCGACTAG
- a CDS encoding TlpA disulfide reductase family protein encodes MRDHVGDDDELIEGTGAPDAPRPGVDVLSPAASTVAPRDPRERIRSSRLGQLVVLLVTAAVVFAGWQIVRLQAERSEESKTGGATVVRLDGTSRVPPPTLGEPATDFTYTTWDGQEITLSELKGKGVWITFGATWCTNCQAEMPDVEAAHKAFADRDVVVLGINIQEGQEAVKAYAERTGLTLPIGVDPNNEIAEAYAVGAIPAHYFIDSAGVVKDIRVGGLARDTMDSILEELAP; translated from the coding sequence ATGAGGGACCACGTCGGCGACGACGACGAGCTCATCGAGGGCACCGGGGCACCGGACGCCCCAAGGCCGGGCGTCGACGTGCTCTCGCCCGCGGCGTCCACGGTCGCACCCCGTGACCCGCGGGAGCGGATCCGTTCCAGCCGCCTGGGGCAGCTCGTCGTGCTCCTGGTGACCGCCGCCGTGGTGTTCGCCGGGTGGCAGATCGTCCGGCTGCAGGCGGAGCGGTCGGAGGAGTCCAAGACCGGCGGGGCCACCGTGGTGCGCCTCGACGGCACGTCGCGGGTACCGCCGCCCACCCTGGGCGAGCCCGCGACGGACTTCACCTACACGACCTGGGACGGGCAGGAGATCACGCTGTCCGAGCTCAAGGGCAAGGGCGTGTGGATCACCTTCGGGGCCACCTGGTGCACCAACTGCCAGGCGGAGATGCCCGACGTCGAGGCGGCGCACAAGGCGTTCGCCGACCGCGACGTCGTCGTGCTCGGCATCAACATCCAGGAGGGGCAGGAGGCCGTCAAGGCCTACGCGGAGCGGACCGGCCTGACCCTCCCCATCGGGGTGGACCCGAACAACGAGATCGCCGAGGCCTACGCGGTCGGGGCGATCCCGGCGCACTACTTCATCGACAGTGCCGGCGTGGTCAAGGACATCCGTGTGGGTGGCCTGGCCCGCGACACCATGGACTCCATCCTCGAGGAGCTGGCACCATGA
- the ccsB gene encoding c-type cytochrome biogenesis protein CcsB: MLLYAQYAIMVALGATVLASIGYIWAAVQGHQLVTKGAQKKARVLVGGDLVDDLEALDAAPAPTRRVSGPLPATIAKYASWLAWGALGMLTLALVLRTVETGRGPFVTQHEFAVSMAWGFLVMYLFFEWKYRARTLALVALPMTVVIQLYALSWDSTANPLVPALQNSFLLTLHILVAIFAYGAFLVSFAAAVLYLIDSYFPGKVSHLLPKPDVLDRLGYRATVIGYPLMTMVIVLGAVWAEIAWGRYWSWDPKETASLVTWLIYGGYLHARVARGWVGRGAAWLLVVAFLSVIFTFFGNAIFGGLHSYGVV; this comes from the coding sequence ATGTTGCTCTATGCGCAGTACGCCATCATGGTGGCCCTAGGGGCCACGGTGCTCGCGTCCATCGGCTACATCTGGGCCGCCGTCCAGGGCCACCAGCTGGTCACCAAGGGCGCCCAGAAGAAGGCCCGGGTGCTGGTCGGTGGGGACCTGGTCGACGACCTCGAGGCGCTGGACGCCGCCCCCGCCCCGACCCGCCGCGTCAGCGGGCCGCTGCCCGCCACCATCGCCAAGTACGCCTCCTGGCTCGCGTGGGGCGCCCTCGGCATGCTCACCCTCGCCCTGGTGCTGCGCACCGTCGAGACGGGCCGTGGGCCCTTCGTGACCCAGCACGAGTTCGCCGTCTCGATGGCGTGGGGCTTCCTGGTCATGTACCTGTTCTTCGAGTGGAAGTACCGGGCGCGCACGCTGGCGCTGGTCGCGCTGCCGATGACCGTCGTCATCCAGCTCTATGCCCTGTCGTGGGACTCCACGGCCAACCCGCTGGTCCCGGCCCTGCAGAACAGCTTCCTGCTGACCCTGCACATCCTGGTCGCGATCTTCGCCTACGGCGCCTTCCTGGTGTCGTTCGCCGCCGCCGTGCTGTACCTCATCGACTCCTACTTCCCCGGCAAGGTGAGCCACCTGCTGCCCAAGCCCGACGTGCTCGACCGCCTCGGCTACCGCGCCACCGTGATCGGCTACCCGCTCATGACCATGGTCATCGTCCTCGGCGCCGTCTGGGCCGAGATCGCCTGGGGCCGCTACTGGAGCTGGGACCCCAAGGAGACCGCCTCCCTGGTCACGTGGCTCATTTACGGCGGTTACCTGCACGCCCGCGTGGCGCGCGGTTGGGTCGGCCGCGGCGCCGCCTGGCTGCTCGTCGTCGCGTTCCTGTCGGTGATCTTCACCTTCTTCGGCAACGCGATCTTCGGCGGCCTGCACTCCTACGGCGTCGTCTGA
- a CDS encoding cytochrome c biogenesis CcdA family protein has product MVEVGLAVAFVAGVATFASPCCLPMVPVWIGYIVGGTPAGQRTNRLVALQQSLAFVVGFAVVFVGLWASIGLVGYLLRGYVDVIRQVAGVLLIVMGLHVAGLITIPFLRNQVSLGGRLVRRDASGAVVATRPSVLRSALFGVVFAAGWTPCVGPTLGAIIGMASLNDTFGQGTLLLVVFALGLGLPFVLVALGADAVRQRLAWLTNHQVIVSVVTGALLMVVGFLMLTNLFARLAQFTPQFPV; this is encoded by the coding sequence ATGGTCGAGGTCGGGCTGGCAGTCGCGTTCGTCGCCGGGGTGGCGACGTTCGCGTCGCCGTGCTGCCTGCCCATGGTGCCGGTCTGGATCGGCTACATCGTCGGCGGCACCCCGGCCGGCCAGCGCACCAACCGCCTCGTCGCCCTGCAGCAGTCGCTCGCGTTCGTGGTCGGCTTCGCGGTCGTCTTCGTCGGCCTGTGGGCGTCCATCGGCCTCGTCGGCTACCTGCTGCGCGGCTACGTGGACGTCATCCGCCAGGTGGCGGGCGTCCTGCTGATCGTCATGGGCCTGCACGTGGCCGGCCTGATCACCATCCCCTTCCTCCGCAACCAGGTCTCGCTCGGCGGCCGGCTCGTCCGCCGGGACGCCTCGGGTGCGGTCGTCGCCACCCGGCCGAGCGTGCTGCGCTCGGCCCTGTTCGGCGTCGTGTTCGCCGCGGGGTGGACGCCCTGCGTCGGCCCGACGCTCGGGGCCATCATCGGCATGGCCTCCCTCAACGACACCTTCGGGCAGGGGACCCTCCTGCTCGTCGTGTTCGCGCTCGGTCTCGGCCTGCCGTTCGTGCTGGTCGCGCTGGGCGCCGACGCCGTCCGGCAGCGCCTCGCCTGGCTGACCAACCACCAGGTGATCGTCTCCGTCGTGACCGGCGCCCTGCTCATGGTCGTCGGGTTCCTGATGCTCACGAACCTGTTCGCCCGCCTGGCCCAGTTCACACCGCAGTTCCCCGTCTGA
- a CDS encoding cytochrome c biogenesis protein ResB: MSSHAKERTRSRKEQVDVFDSGVDVLDDVHPEPERRHRGRRTNPLEAVWNFLISMRTGLWLILILGLLTLAGTMIVQATPDAMADPEVYQAWYEAGPKQKYGGWAPILSALGLYNVFGTWYFRALFAILAISILACSINRAPRLWRTATQPRIAMREAFFTHAPLRAAFDLPMDAEAAAERVREGLHKAHFRGVGEPAEAGADLYGDKFRWAPFGTVIAHISFIIILLGFVVSASMGFRDEQFVAPVGVQVEVGHDTGMAVVAHSFHDDYYENGQPKDYVSDLEVFVDGQSVARQQIRVNEPLIIGDVWFHQSFFGIGADLLVTEGDQEVFKETVSMAWRSNDGTRTIGQLTIPSKNLSAYIVQAASGQVLPELPAGSLAVEVYRVGESEPLGVQVLTQGQSAELEGLTWTFERNRQYTGITIKRDPGSNIVWVGSALLVIGSCLVFFLPHRRVWGRVRPNADGTTRVMLGAPNKRDPGMEPVFAELLHHIQDDDAQRER, from the coding sequence ATGAGCTCGCACGCGAAGGAACGCACCCGCTCCCGCAAGGAGCAGGTCGACGTGTTCGACAGCGGCGTCGACGTGCTCGACGACGTCCACCCCGAGCCCGAGCGCCGCCACCGCGGCCGCCGGACCAACCCGCTCGAGGCGGTGTGGAACTTCCTCATCTCCATGCGCACCGGCCTGTGGCTGATCCTCATCCTGGGCCTGCTCACGCTGGCCGGCACGATGATCGTCCAAGCGACGCCGGACGCGATGGCCGACCCCGAGGTCTACCAGGCGTGGTACGAGGCGGGCCCGAAGCAGAAGTACGGCGGCTGGGCGCCGATCCTGTCCGCGCTGGGGCTCTACAACGTGTTCGGCACGTGGTACTTCCGGGCCCTGTTCGCGATCCTGGCGATCAGCATCCTGGCCTGCTCGATCAACCGCGCCCCCCGCCTGTGGCGCACCGCCACGCAGCCCCGCATCGCGATGCGCGAGGCGTTCTTCACCCACGCCCCGCTCCGCGCGGCCTTCGACCTGCCCATGGACGCCGAGGCCGCGGCCGAGCGTGTCCGCGAGGGGCTGCACAAGGCGCACTTCCGCGGGGTCGGCGAGCCCGCCGAGGCCGGCGCGGACCTGTACGGGGACAAGTTCCGCTGGGCTCCGTTCGGCACCGTGATCGCGCACATCAGCTTCATCATCATCCTGCTCGGCTTCGTGGTGTCGGCCTCCATGGGCTTCCGCGACGAGCAGTTCGTGGCCCCGGTCGGGGTGCAGGTCGAGGTCGGCCACGACACCGGCATGGCGGTCGTCGCGCACTCCTTCCACGACGACTACTACGAGAACGGCCAGCCCAAGGACTACGTGTCCGACCTCGAGGTGTTCGTCGACGGGCAGTCGGTGGCGCGCCAGCAGATCCGCGTGAACGAGCCCCTCATCATCGGCGACGTCTGGTTCCACCAGTCCTTCTTCGGCATCGGTGCCGACCTGCTGGTCACCGAGGGCGACCAGGAGGTGTTCAAGGAGACCGTCTCGATGGCGTGGCGCTCCAACGACGGCACCCGCACCATCGGCCAGCTGACGATCCCCAGCAAGAACCTCAGCGCCTACATCGTGCAGGCGGCCTCCGGCCAGGTCCTGCCCGAGCTGCCGGCCGGTTCCCTGGCCGTCGAGGTCTACCGGGTGGGCGAGAGCGAGCCGCTCGGCGTCCAGGTGCTCACGCAGGGGCAGTCGGCCGAGCTCGAGGGCCTGACGTGGACCTTCGAGCGCAACCGCCAGTACACCGGCATCACGATCAAGCGTGACCCGGGCTCCAACATCGTCTGGGTCGGCAGCGCCCTGCTGGTCATCGGCAGCTGCCTGGTCTTCTTCCTCCCGCACCGCCGCGTGTGGGGCCGCGTGCGCCCCAACGCCGACGGCACCACCCGCGTCATGCTCGGCGCCCCGAACAAGCGCGACCCCGGCATGGAGCCGGTGTTCGCCGAACTGCTCCACCACATCCAGGACGACGACGCTCAGCGCGAACGCTGA
- a CDS encoding transcriptional regulator, protein MTAPETEHPRHQLNDQLTHPVRFSLAAALAATDEIDFASVRDHLQVSDSVLSRQASQLEELGLVHIKKGYVGKRPRTWLSLTGQGRAAWASHLDALRAIAGQA, encoded by the coding sequence GTGACCGCCCCCGAGACCGAGCACCCGCGCCACCAGCTCAACGACCAGCTCACCCACCCGGTCCGGTTCTCGCTCGCGGCGGCGCTCGCGGCCACCGACGAGATCGACTTCGCGTCGGTGCGCGACCACCTGCAGGTCAGCGACTCGGTGCTCAGCCGGCAGGCCTCCCAGCTCGAGGAACTCGGGCTGGTGCACATCAAGAAGGGCTACGTGGGCAAGCGTCCGCGCACGTGGCTCTCCCTCACCGGTCAGGGCCGGGCCGCGTGGGCGTCCCACCTCGACGCCCTGCGCGCGATCGCCGGCCAGGCCTAG